tcgtccctcacctcaaacatagtgcaagaggaacattgcactgcctgcacacccatcccctctagataccttgccagtaccaggtagaaagtgcaaaaatgaattcaactcacccctgctcgccctttcagcctaagccctgtgagccaaagtcttatagctcacactctgcttcccacacactccactgcccgctcccgacgcttcccgatgtatactgcagcctatcttttatacttcacgcgcttaaaaaacccttcccagactcctttgctgcccacttctagttttcactttaaacttgaaaaactgctgttaaagtaaaggccaaaaaaatacacacactagctgactaattaaataaataaacaattcaattaatctctcaccagcactgctgctttcaatcacccctctcagcttgctccagtggatcaatgagggggaacctcccaggtaactgacttttaaagttaaaataaaaacccttcccagactcctttgctgcccacttctagttttcactttaaacttgaaaaactgctgttaaagtgaaggccaaaaaaatacacacactagctgactaattaaataaataaacaattcaattaatctctcaccagcactgctgctttcaatcacccctctcagcttgctccagtggatcaatgagggggaacctcccgggtaactgacttttaaagttaaaataaaaacccttcccagactcctttgctgcccacttctagttttcactttaaacttgaaaaactgctgttaaagtaaaggccaaaaaaatacacacactagctgactaattaaataaataaacaattcaattaatctctcaccagcactgctgctttcaatcacccctctcagcttgctccagtggatctccTTATTACTTTGGTGTCAATTCATTTCATAACGGTTCAATGAAGTGCCCTAGAAAACGGAGTGCCATTTTGCTCTGAGTGCTTGGGAGttaaggtgagagtgggagaTTAGAAGAATTTGAAGAGAATTAACCTTAAATCTTGTTCGCAATGCTAACACAAATGTTTGATATTTTTCCTCGACTGCATATTGCTGGATTAGAAAGTACTTTAGATCTAAAAAAGGTAGAAACAAGGACCCTTAGTGGACTAGCCAGATGATTAATTTAGGGCAGATATTAAACCAGTTTAGACTGTTCTTTTGCGAACGGGAAGGCAGAGACTATAAAAACTAAATACCCGATGCCCTCGCACGGAGTGCCATTTTGCTCTGTGTGCTTGCAAGTTAAGGTGAGTGTGGGAGTTCAGGAAAGTGCAGGAGGGAGTATTGTTGCCTTGTTTCTCTTTACTGTACACACGTCAGTGAGGGCAGTTGCAGGCCAAGGTAGGAGGAGTGAACATGGGCGGTGAGTCTTTCTCTCTTATTCCTTTCTGACTTCGGAAGTGAAGGCTGGGTAGGGAAACAGAAATTGTGGAAAGTAAAAATTCGTGGTACAAAAATTAAAGCAAAGGGTATGGAGTTATTTgatttatttccttttttaagaCTTCTAACGTTTTGAAACTTAAAAGGATTTAGTGATGATGACCGCAGAGCTCGAAGCCGTGGTCTGGtcttcttgctccatgtggaAGGCCGGGCAAATTACCCGTGCCGGGGACCAACGTGTGTGCAGAAGGTGTGTCCaggtgcagctcctggaagcccgaGCGTCCGAGCTGGAACAGCGGCTGGGGACTCTGTGCATCATCCACGAGTCTGAGAGCACTGTGGATAGCACGTTTAGAGATATGTTCACACTACAGCTGAAGGCAGCAGGGGAACGGCTGACCCACGGGCAGTCCAAGAGCAACAAACGGGTAGTTCAGGAGTCTTCTGGGGTCTCGCTCGCAAATCGGTACTCCATTTTGGAGGCTAATGAGGGCGCTGGTTCCTCCAGGGAGTGCGTACGGACccaagcttctggcaccacaTGCAGCCTGTCTgtcctgggggtggggtggggagaagcAGGGCATTAGTAATAGGGGATTCTATAGTCAGAGTAACAGATAGGCGCTACTGTGGCCGTCaacatgactccaggatggcgtGTTGCCTCCTTGGTGCTAGGGTCTGGGAGGCCACTGAACTGCTGCAAGGCATCCTGAAAGTGAGTGTGATAAGACAGAAGTCATGGTGCATGTTCGTGCTAATGACATCGTTCAAAAGTTCGAAAGaaggatgaggtcttgcatcaagcaTTAGAGGCTAGGCAGTGGAATAAAAGGCACGATCTCTTGTTGAGTGATCTCTGGGTTATTCCCAGTGTCACGTGGTAGCGaacacagaaataggagaataccGCAGGTGAATGCGTGGCTTAAGATTTAGTGCAGGAAAGAAGGTTTTAGATTTCTGGATTACTGGGACGAGTTCAGGGAAATGTGAGATGTGTACAAGCGGGATGGTCTAcagctgaaccagggcaggactcatgTCCTTGCGGGACATTTTGCttgtgctgttgggaggagttttaaCTAATTTGGCAGGAGCAGGGGACACAGACTATGAGCGGAATAGGGTCACCGCATAATACAATAAGACAATCAAGTCAGAGGGAGAACAGCTTTAccaagtttcaagggagtaaggcaaggctggatggcctctacgtTAATACCAGGAGTGTTGCAGGTAAAGCAAATGAATTAAGGACGAGGATTGACATGTGGAATTGTAATAATAACCATCGCAAAGATACGGTtgggagagggtcagtactggcaATTCAACATCCCGGGATATAGAAACttcaggcaagacagaggagTGGGAAAGAGAGGAGCAAGCATTgaattattagttaaggagtcagttgcTGCAGTAAGGAGAGTTGCTATCTTCGAAGGGGCAttgaatgaagctttgtgggtagaacttaggaataaaaaataaagccacattgctaggtgtttattataaaCCCCAAAGAGTCAGTTGGAATTTGAGGGGCTAATATGTGTACAATATGCAAAGGCCTGTGAAAATAATAACAGTAGGATAATTAtaataggtgatttcaactttcccaacattaactggataAACATAATGTTAAGGATTTGACTGGAGTAGATATTTTGAAATGCGTGGAGGAGAACTTTAGGCCAATATGTAGAGCGTCCgacaagggaaggagctgtgctgggcCTAATTCTGGAGAATGAAGCCGAACAAGTGGTTGAGCTGGTAGTGTGGGATCATTTTAGTGGTAGCGACCAGATCATGGTAtgatttaagcttgttatggacaaagaaatataCAACTTCccaaaaaggttttggattgggcAGAGCGGAGTTTAAGAAATGAGACAGGATCTTGCTAAGGCAATCTACGAACAGCTACAattggggaaatctacagaagaacaATGGGGGTGTTCAAATAGGAAATAGAGGGGgtacaagcccagcatgttccaagtagggtgatgggaaagagtaacaatcccagagaaccatggatgaccagatatATTCAAGGCAAGATGCAAAGGAAAAGAAAAGCTTTTAGCAGTTACAAGGAGACCAAATCAGCAGAGTCATTAGTGAAATACAGAACATGCAGGGCAGACTGTAAGAAAGCAATTTGAAATGCTAAAAGGGGACATAAGAGAGCTCTGGcttgtaaaagtagggaaaaaccCAACGTATTCTATaaatatatcaatgggaagaggttaaccagggaaagagtagggtccaTTAGGGAGCAAGGGGCCAGTCTGTAGGTGGAGTGAGACAGTATTCAACGAATGCTTCACATCTGCCTtcaccaagagaatgaggatgaaggtatggaGCTCAGAAGGagggactgtgaggttcttgagcaaattgacatagggaaggataaGGTACTGGAAGTATTGGCAAGCTTAAATGTGGACAAATCGCCAGGTCCaggtgaattgtgtcccaggcttctGTGGCAGGCAAGAGAGGAGACTGCAGGGTTCTGACCCAATTTTTAATTTCTCTCTGGCCACAGAggaggtaaacacagtcagagttttaacaacacgaggttaaagtccaacaggtttatttggtatcaaataatcctgttggactttaactggtgttgttaaaactcttactgtgtttaccccagtccaacgccggcatctccacatcacagaggaggtgccagagaactggagaaccttgaatgtggttccgctatttaagaaggattgTAGAGGAAAGCCACGTaagtacagaccagtgagtcacaGGTCAAtcatagggaaattattggagaaaattctgaatgaGAGCATCCACCTCTCATTTAGCGAAGCAAGTTCGATTAaggatagccagcatggctttgtcagagggaggtcatgcctaccaaagttgatcgaattttttgaggagctgACTAAGTTCACCTCCTCAAATGTAGTTTATAtgtatttcagcaaagcctttttcaaggtcccacatgggagacttataaagaaatTAAATGGAATACAGGATACATTgataaaatggattcaaaattggctcaattgAGGGAGACAGAGCGTGATGACACTTGATGATGGCTGCGTTAGTGACTGGGAGCCAGAGTCCAGTGGTGaactgtgctgggtcccctattattcatcatttatataaacagcaTAGGTAACTGTGGGAGGTAggattaataagtttgtggatGGCACAAAAAATGGCCGGATACTTAACAGTGAGGTagagtgtcttgggctgcaaGGAGATAGAGATGGGATAATCACATGGGTAGATATGTAGCAGattgaatttaaccctgaaaaatgtgaggtgatacactttggaaggaataattggaCAAGAAgcactcaatgaatggcatgacactagggAGTTCTGTGAAACTAAGGGACCATTGGGTCTTTGTCCAGAGATCTCTGAAACCGCAAGCACATGTCAGTACATTGTTGAAAAAGTAATTGGGACACTtgcatttatcaatcgaggcggagcttacaaaagcagggaagtcatgttggagttgtatataaCTTTAGTGAGGCCATAGCAAGAgtgctgtgtggtgaagaaggcattcagcatgcttggtttcatcggtcagaacattgaatacaggagttgggacgtcttgttgacgttatacaagacatcggtaaggccacacttggaatactgtgtgcaattctggtcattgaaaggatattattaaactagaaagagtacagaaaagatttactaggatgctatcgggacttgatggattgagttataaggagaggctgaatagactgggacttttttctctggagcgtaggaggctgaggggtgaccttatagaagtctataaaataatgaggggcatagataaggtagatagtcaatataccttcccaaaggtaggggagtctaaaactagagggcataggtttaaggtgagaggggagagatacaaaagtgtccagaggggcaattttttcacacagagggtggtgagtgtctggaataagctgccagaggtagtagtggaggcgggtacaattttatcctttaaaaagcatttaggtagttacatgggtacgatgggtatagagggatgtgggccaaatgcgggcaattggaattagcttaggggtttaaaaaaaaagggcagcatggacaagttgggccgaagggcctgtttccatgctgtaaacctctatgactctatgactatgactctatgaattctggtcgccacattcttgGAAGGCTGTAGTTGCTTTGGagtgggtgcaaaggagattcaccagggtgctacctgggatggaacatttaagttatgaagaaaggttggatagacgtggattgtttttgttggagcagagaagactggacgggggagaggggtgcacctgatcgaggtgtgtacgattatgaggggcatagtcagagtggataaggagcagctcttccccttagttgaagggttagttATGAGGGAGCATaaattcaaggtgagggacaggaggtttatggGGGACGTGAGGAAAATCCTTTCACCCAGAGTGCGGTgacggtttggaatgcactgcctggtagCGTGGCAGAGGCGGGTTACCTCATAAAATgcgcctggatgagcacttggaacgccatgacattcaaggctacgggtcaagtgctgataaatgggattagatgggaagtCAGGTATTTCACAcgtgttgttgcagactcgatggaccgaagggcatcttctgcgctgtatgattcgatGTTATCGCGTCAAGGGGGTGGGTAAAAAAGCAAGCTGATGTTGTAAATCATCCTTTTTGAAACTCAGTTTTTTTTAACCCTCATTTTTAGTTGATCGTGCTGCAGGTGATTCCAAAAGCTGCCGGACGGTCACAAACGAAACGTATTTTTGAACAAGCGTAAAACAGGATGTCAAACGTCATTGCGATGGTTTTCAGATCAAATATTCAGCAGACAattcacacagtgataaacacacgGTCACTCCTGTCAGACATCAACTGAACCTTTATCACAGAATGTTGTCCAATCTGATCCTTCTGTTAACGTCCCTGTCTCTCCTGAAGATCATTTCAACAGGTATTGGGATATTATCTACCCCAACTGTCTTATTAAAGAAATAAATATTTCATTGTTCCCAAGTCGATAGAATTAAAGGCAGTTCGTCCTTCAAAACCTCTTCTGCATTTCCATGCAGAAACATGTTCTAAGCTCTCTCCTTTCGCATTGAATACAGTTAATTAATACAAACTTTAAATATACTTTCTAACAGGTGCTCCAGGAACTTCGATCAGAGTGTCTCAAAGTCCTAAACAGTTAACTATATTGAGGGGGACAAACATCACCTTCTACTGCATAATCCCCCTTTCTCATGACAATGTGGATGTCGAGGTGCTTTGGTGGAAACAGGGTGAGAATAAATATATGACAATAGGAACCGATGACAGAAAACGATTCGATTTCAAAATTAAAGGAGGTGGTTCATTTGAGCTGCGAAACGCGACTCTCCAGGACTCAGGAATCTATCACTGCGCAGTGATCCGTCAGGGAAAAAATAGTGGAAATGGAACAGGATCAAATTTAATCGTCTGCGGTAAGTGACTGAAATGGCCGGGAACATCAAGCACGCTGTTTTGCCATTATTTTATTGTGCTGCCTTTGATATTGTAAAGCTCTGTGCACAACTGCTAATTACGCAGCGGAGTGTGACATTTTATTTGCTGTGTTATTccaaactgctggaaatactcagcaattcAGGGCATGTCTGCGAAGAGAGAGGCAAAGTTAAAGTCTCAGGTCTATCAACTTTTTGAGTAATGAGGATATAATCCGTCTCTTATTCCTTACTCTGAACATTTCTCCACCAACCTGACTTTCCCCATGTTCTGTTCGCAGCTACACCAACTCCGTTAAAGATTTTCGCTAAGCATCCCGCAAGCAATTCAACTACGTTCCTGACTCTTGTGTGTCAGACGGCTGGATTTTACCCGGGTGATTTGACCCTCCTTTGGTATAAAAATGGCGTCAACATCACAACGGTGGGAAATCCGATCAAACACCAGAACGCAGAAGGACTGTATGAAGTTTCCAGCTCTTTTGAAGAGCCGCACTTTGTGCGGAACGAAGCAGTTTACATCTGTTTGGTAACTCACATCTCCCTCCGGACTCCCGCCATTGCCATTCACACTGTTACCAACTCCTGCTCAGGTATGTGGCCAACAGGCCAAGAAGTGAAGttagcagtttttaaaaatcagagaaAGGTATTGACATCACTAATCATGAAGatagttttaaaataaaataccggtaaatttaaaattaaagaGAAAATTGAATAATTCTATGTAAAATGTTATTGGCCCAACCCTTTTGTCAAAACGAAGTAATATCATTGTTGTTCTCCTGCCTATTGAAGCTCGGCAGgttccaaatttttaaaaagaaaaagttgCAGGCGGGCTACATCTTCTGTCCATTTATTTTACATATCATGCTTATTATTAAACACTCGCACTTGGCCATTTCTCATCCTGATTTTATATTTTCTATT
The nucleotide sequence above comes from Mustelus asterias chromosome 4, sMusAst1.hap1.1, whole genome shotgun sequence. Encoded proteins:
- the LOC144492741 gene encoding tyrosine-protein phosphatase non-receptor type substrate 1-like, which gives rise to MLSNLILLLTSLSLLKIISTGAPGTSIRVSQSPKQLTILRGTNITFYCIIPLSHDNVDVEVLWWKQGENKYMTIGTDDRKRFDFKIKGGGSFELRNATLQDSGIYHCAVIRQGKNSGNGTGSNLIVCATPTPLKIFAKHPASNSTTFLTLVCQTAGFYPGDLTLLWYKNGVNITTVGNPIKHQNAEGLYEVSSSFEEPHFVRNEAVYICLVTHISLRTPAIAIHTVTNSCSESDGKYQYIWISGCTVGGLAFLIFMVIIGTRVCLKNTDKQESVTIVNTDDELTAQHKVVTYAAVDLNKSTKTPRRKAKEEVTTYAQTAQHKVVTYAAVDLNKSTKTPRRKAKEEVTTYAQIKQGTARTR